The proteins below come from a single Miscanthus floridulus cultivar M001 chromosome 1, ASM1932011v1, whole genome shotgun sequence genomic window:
- the LOC136484895 gene encoding uncharacterized protein: MGNSSSRGRSKPRQGQQTTLKWSVDGFSSLLDKGEGWTYSRVFEIMGHNWYLKLNPRDTKSGDDKEYASLMLQLASSSVKPDTVVEASFKLLIYDQSYGKHSEYQVRHSFQTASTSSGASCMISLEKLKERPSKFIVNNSCTFGVEFIKVTTSKVSTTSETLFVQKPSIFNEAKTYTWDIEDFFALKNSGYSPEFEVGGYKWSIGIYKSCDGNHLTLGLCMEKTNDLPNDSANLVELSLSIKHQEGDNHRKGTGRSQFTNKARCWGWEKFISLEDFKDSSNGYLVKNKCCIEAEVAIVGSSKME; the protein is encoded by the exons ATGGGCAACTCTTCATCTCGCG GGCGATCAAAGCCGAGGCAGGGCCAGCAGACGACCCTGAAGTGGAGCGTCGATGGATTCTCCTCACTCCTTGACAAGGGTGAAGGATGGACCTACTCCAGAGTGTTTGAGATTATGGGCCACAACTG GTACCTGAAACTGAATCCAAGGGACACGAAGAGCGGTGACGACAAGGAGTACGCCTCTCTTATGCTTCAGCTGGCGAGCAGCTCAGTGAAGCCCGATACTGTCGTGGAGGCCTCTTTCAAGTTGCTGATATATGACCAGTCGTACGGAAAGCACAGCGAGTATCAAG TTAGGCACAGTTTTCAGACTGCAAGCACAAGCTCCGGAGCCTCATGCATGATTTCCCTTGAAAAACTGAAAGAACGGCCCTCTAAGTTTATTGTCAATAACAGCTGCACCTTTGGTGTCGAGTTCATCAAAGTCACCACTTCCAAAGTGAGCACAACATCAGAAACGCTGTTTGTTCAGAAGCCGAGCATCTTCAACGAGGCCAAGACTTACACCTGGGACATCGAGGACTTCTTTGCACTGAAGAACTCCGGCTACTCGCCGGAGTTTGAAGTCGGAGGATACAAATG GAGTATCGGTATCTATAAGTCTTGCGATGGGAACCACCTCACCTTGGGCCTGTGCATGGAAAAAACAAATGATCTCCCTAATGACTCTGCGAACCTGGTAGAATTGAGCTTATCGATCAAACACCAGGAAGGCGACAATCACCGGAAAGGAACAG GCCGGAGCCAGTTTACAAACAAGGCTAGATGCTGGGGATGGGAAAAGTTCATCTCGCTGGAGGATTTCAAGGACTCCTCAAATGGCTATCTCGTGAAGAACAAGTGCTGCATCGAAGCTGAGGTTGCAATCGTTGGTTCATCAAAGATGGAGTAG